CTTGCTAAAGGGAAAACACCTGTATATTTTATGAGTCGAATAATCCCTGAGTTAGCCGGTAACTGTATATATCTTGATAATGAATTAGGTGGTTATCTTGCGACACAAGCGATGATTGAAAAGGGACACTCGAACATAGCTTACATTGCTGGCCCTCAATTTAAAGCCGATGCGCACAACAGATTAGCTGGACATAAAAGAGCACTGTCGCAAAATAATTTGCCTTTCAAAGAAGAATTATATTTTGAAGGCGATTTTACAGAAACAGGCGGCAAAGAAGGCCTTAAAAATTTTCTCAGTAAAGCATCAACGTTTACTGCATTAGTTTGCGCAAATGATGAAATGGCCTCGGGTGCAATGACTTACGCACGTGAACATAACGTTGCATTACCTCAAGACTTATCAATTATCGGTTTTGATAACATCGTTTTTTCTCGTCATATTTACCCAAAACTAACCACCATAGATAACCCTGTGCGAGAAATGGGTCATATGGCGGCAAAATTAGTACTTAAAAATGTTTATCAACAAAAGGGCTTAACGATAAACCATTCTTTTGAACCTGCGCTTATTGCCCGAGATTCAATCGCTAGTATTAATAGCTAAAATTAATAGCTAACACATATTTTTCATCCCCAATAATAACGTTTCTTTTTATAGAAGCGTTTATCTATCCAACCCCTTCTCTTTCATCCTATAAATTACCCTATACCAATCTCACTCACTATGTGATCATTTCTACTGGTTAAAACAACTAATTACTGCGTTATTTATTTTATAATTAGAACAACTAGTTATTAAAATAAATGCCTTGTACTTGGCCATTTTCCCTACGTATAAAGTAGATCACTTAATTAATGAAACTGGTATTAATAATAATTTTTTTATAAATAAGTAGCAACCGAAAAGGATATGTTATAACATATCTAATTAAGATTGATTTACGTATTTATTTATTATTGATAAAGATAACTCGGAATTTTATGTCATATTTTTCAATTGTTTATTTACTCAGAAGTTCAATATATGAAAAAGAATAACAGAGTAATATTATGCACCACCTTATTTTACTTGCTAGTACACTTAGATGCATTAGCCCGAAATAATGCTCACCTTTCGCCACATGTACATGGCGTATCTGAATTAACGGTTGCTGTTGAAAAGCAATCCATAGAATTAGAAATAAAATATCCTGCTATCGATATTTTAGGCTTTGAACATAAAGCCAAAACAGCCAAGGATATCGAAATTACCAATGACGTTAAAATAATATTAAGTCAACATGAGGAGCTATTTGCGTTTACTAATAGCGAGTGTTTATTAATGGATCAACAGCTTGATATATCAAGCATCCATAATATGAACAATACCGAAGATGAAAAACATAATAATAAAGAAGTTAAGCATCATGAAGTTATTGCTAGTTATCATTATCATTGTAAAGAAGTACCAACTTTGCTCACCATTACGGTTAATGCATTTGATCACTTTTCAGCGATTCACCAAATAAACACTCGATGGCTTACAGAAGAGCAACAAGGCTCTGTACTATTATCACCAAAAAACCGCGTTATTAAGCTGAGATAAATGTGACTAACGTTAATGCAATAATCACTTATGCAGAAAAGCACTGTAAAAAACATGGCATGTGTTTAACCACTCAACGAAAACAAGTATTGATTTCGTTAGCTCAATCAAAAACGGCGCTTACTGTTTATAAAATTATAGCGCTATACAAACAGCTTTTTAATGAAAATATTGCTGCTATGTCGGTCTATCGCATTCTTGAATTTTTAGAAAATGAAAAATTTATACATAAATTACAATTAACTAACAAATATATCATTTGCACACATATCGCCACAGACCATGATCACCACAAATCACAATTTCTAATTTGCAGCATGTGCGATCTAGTCAAAGAAATAAACTTTGAAAAATCGCTCATTTCAAAAATTAAACAGGGTATGAAAACCGCTAACTTTGTACTTTCTAACACACAGTTAGAAATACATTGTATTTGCAACACTTGTATCAACAAAATAGCCTAATAGCTCTAAGGATAAAAAATGAAGATAACGCAAGCACTCACCGATAAATTCTCGATTGGTTTATCAATGTTATGCGCCATACATTGTATGTTACTGCCGCTTTTATTAGTGGCGCTTCCTAGTTTAGGCGCCTTGCAATTAGATAATGAAGCGTTTCATATCTGGATGTTAATCGCTGTTATCCCCACCAGTATTTATGCATTAACGCTCGGCTGTAAAAAACACCAACGTTATCGCCTAATCACTTGGGGTGTGTCTGGTCTTACTTTAATGATTTTGGCGGTTACTTTAGGCCATGAAGTTATCGGTGACAGTGGCGAAAAATTATTAACATTGTTCGGAGCTACTTTTGTTGTAATTGCACATATAGGTAACTTCAGACGCTGCCAACAACATAAAAGCTGCTCAAACTAAACACCTGAAAGTCATTTGAAAGGCCACATCCATAACACATAACCCTTTGTTTTTTTTGAAAAACTTAAAGCTATAAGATAAAACAGAATGAACCAGAATGAACCAGAATGAAATATTAGCGTTATTTGACCAGTGGAATAACGCCTTAAAAACAAAAATAGCAAAAAATGTTGCAGCGTTATATGCATATGACGCAGTACTGTTACCAACGATATCTAATAAGGTTTGCCATAACCATGCAGAAATTGAAGAATATTTTGCTAACTTCTTAACAGGATCTCCTGTTGGTAAAATAGATGAAGCCAATATTTTAATTTTCGATCAGGTGATAATTAATTCAGGGGTTTATACTTTTTCATTTAATAACGGTACTACAACACAGGCACGTTTTACATTTGTTTATCGTTGGGATGGAAAACGTTGGCTAATCATTAAACATCACTCTTCACAAATGCCCGAGTCAGTATTCATTTAAGAGGTTTGCGTATGAATAATAATAATCAAGATGATATTAATCAAACAATAGAGGATAATGACAGCTGTTATAGTAAATCAAGTTGCTGTGCACCGCAGAGCCCAATAATAAATACATCCCCAAAAGTTGGCCGCAATGATCTTTGTCCATGTAACAGTGGGCGAAAATTCAAAAAGTGCTGCGGCTAAACGTAGACAGCAAGAGATAATGAAACATAACAAAATTAACAACGTGCCTACCAACCTTATTACCGGGTTTTTAGGCGTTGGCAAAACCTCAGCAATGCTACATTTATTGAGAAACAAACCCACCAACGAACGGTGGGCTATTTTAGTTAACGAGTTTGGCGAAATAGGCGTTGATGGTAGCCTACTTACTGGCCAATACTCAGAAGAACAAGGTGTATTTGTTCGTGAAGTACCCGGTGGCTGTATGTGTTGCGCTGCCGGTGTTCCTATGAAAATTGCTCTTAATCAGCTATTAATTCATGCAAAACCGGATCGCTTACTTATAGAGCCAACGGGACTAGGCCATCCGCAAGAGATTTTAAAAGTACTGACCAGTGAGCATTATCAAGACGTATTATTATTAGAAAAAACAGTAACACTTGTTGATGCACGCAACTTAGCAGACAAACGCTACACGTCACACGATATATTTAATCAACAAATCGCTATTGCTGACATTGTTATAGGCAATAAAGTCGAGTTATATGAAAACGCAGATAAAGAAGCTTTAAAACAATATGTAAAACATCACGGTCAAGCAAATGCTGAGGTTATCTTTTCAACTCAAGGGCAGATGCCAATTACAAAATTAGCCGGACCACCCGCTGCCACTATCTTGTTGGAACATCATCATCATGTGACAACAAAATCACTAATTGCAGATGCCATATTACCTGAGTGTGGTTTCCTAAAAGCTATGAATTCGGGTGAGGGTTTTTATAGTGTTGGCTGGCGATTTTCTATTAATATAGTTTTTAATCACAGTAAACTCATTGAGCTTTTAAAGAGTATCAAGGCTGATCGTATTAAAGCTGTCTTTAATACAAATTTAGGGGCATTGGGATATAATATATCTGAAAATACCTTAACAGAAACAAAGCTTAATACGATTAAAGAAAGTCGCATCGAAATAATATCTGACAAGAAAGACGATTCCATTGAAGCACAATTAATGGACTGTATTCATCGTTAAAAGTAAGCCCTGTGCTTACCTTACGCCAGAAGTAATGATCATTCTTCTGTATTCATTCTTCTGTATAAAACTCAATTGCATGCACATCCATAGAATAAGCCGCTATTGCTGTTTCATTCTCAACCAGCGAGGTTTTGATAATACCGGATACCCAATAGGCATCATAAAGAGACTCAAGCTCAAGTCCTTTTGGATAATTCACAAAAATCGTTTGATTCGGTGGCGGTGGTGGTAGATGAATACATGCGCCATAATAAGGCACCATAAAAAACTGTGTTACCTTTTGTTCATCATCAAAGCCAAGTGGCACAATAAACGCCGGAATTTTTATGGGGGCATTATTAACAACAGGTTTAATACGAGTTGACACTAGTGCTTGTTGATAACGATCATTACTACTTTTTTCAATTTCATTTTTAAAGGTATCATTCAATTTATCAGCCTCTGATCCGTCAACAATCTCATCGAGATAATCGGGCGGATTAAGTAAAGCATCTAAGTCGTCCTCAGGGATCAAGTCAAGCCAATCGGCTGTCATAAAATCATATGTCGGCAATGTTACGTTTTCTACTGCTTTTTCTTTTTCTAACGCGATCTGTTTTTTAGTTTCTGTTAATGGCGTATCTGTTAATGGCGTAGTAATAGACGATGATTTTTTGTGCAACAACGGTAGAATTATTTTCAATAACCACCTCTTTTGACGATTGTTCACAGCCAAACATTAACAAAAAAGCGACACTCAATAGGCTTAATTTAATCATTTTTAATTAGGTTCAAAAAATAAGTTTAATAGTCAAATGATACACTGTATCATTTGACTATTAAAACAATTTTTAACCGTAATGAGTAATGACGTAAATAATGGTAATTAATCTTTCTAATATTCATTTTAGCTACCCTAGCCAACCTAATATTCCATTATTAAATATTCCGTCTTGGTCACTAGCTAATGGTGAAAATACTTTTATACACGGCCCTTCGGGTAGTGGTAAATCGACCTTACTCGGAATTTTAAATGGCTTATTACTGCCTAATCAAGGGCAAGTAAGTGTACTAGGTCAGCGTTTGGATAATATAACAAGCCGACAACATGATAAGTTTAGAGCCAATAATATTGGTTATATCTTTCAGCAATTTAACCTAATTCCTTACCTCAATGCTGTTGATAATATTCAATTAGCAAACTATTTCTCGCAATCAAGTGCAAAGTCGTCTTTTATTGATGAGGTAAAAATATTACTGACTACGTTAAATATGCCAGAGACAGACTGGGACAAACCGGTACGTAACTTAAGTATTGGCCAACAACAACGTATTGCCATTGCACGTGCCTTAATTAATAACCCTAAATTATTAATTGCTGATGAGCCTACCTCTTCATTAGATAAAAACAATACAGATTCATTTATGGCGTTATTAATGTCGATCGTTGCCAAGAACAATATCACCTTATTATTCGTTAGCCATGACATGTCGTTATCACATTACTTTAATAGGGTTGAGTCATTAAATGAGATTAACCAAGTAGATAATTTACATGTTAATTAAGCTAGCACTGAAAAGCCTAAAAAACCGTAAAGGCTCTATCGTCTTATCAATAATGGCGATGACGGTCAGTATATTTGTTCTCTTAGGCGTTGAGCATATTCGACATCAAACTAAAGAAAGTTTTTCTAACACCGTATCAGGGGTTGATCTTATTGTCGGCGCTCGAACAGGCAGTTTAAATTTATTACTTTATTCTGTTTTTAAAATTGGTAGTCCAACCAATAATATGCGCTGGCAATCTTTCGAAAAAATCAAAGCAAACGCCAAAGTAAAGTGGGCAATTCCCCTGTCATTGGGTGATTCACATAAAGGCTATAGAGTACTGGGGACGACAGCTGATTATTTTCAGTACTTTAATTATGGCAAGCAACACAACCTAGTACTTGCCAAAGGTAAAGCTTTCGAACATGTTTTTGATGTTGTCTTAGGTGCCCAGGTTGCCAATAAGTTAGGTTATCAAATTGGTGATCACATTGTCCTTACACACGGTATATCAAAAACAAGCTTTAACACCCATAAAGACAACCCTTTTACTATTGTTGGCATTTTAGCGCCAACAGGAACACCTGTTGATCAAACATTACACGTCAGTTTACAAAGTATCGAAGCAATACACATGGGTTGGCAAAGGGGTCAGCAGGATAATAAACCGCAACATACGCATGGGGCTATTGAAGCGTCAGAGCTAACGGCGCTGCATGAAAAACTACAACCTAAAAGTATTACTGCGTTTATGTTGGGCCTTCATTCAAAAATGGCAACCTTTCGATTACAGCGAGAAATCAACGATTACACCCAAGAGCCTTTGCTGGCTATTTTACCCGGTGTTGCATTGTCTGAACTTTGGCAAATGATGACAATTTTAGAAAACACCTTATTATTAGTGTCAATATTAGTTTTTGTTGCCGCCTGTTTAGGGGTAAGTGCCATGCTATTGTCGTCAATTCGTGAACGTACACGTGAAATTCAACTATTACGTGTTATTGGTGCTTCGCCACTGTTTTTATTTTTACTCATTGAGTTAGAAGCATTATTTATTACTATTGTCAGTATTACTTTAGGCTTGGGACTATTAACCTTAAGCCTTTTTATCGCACAAGAATATCTCGTTGCTTATTTTGGCTTGCATATAAGCATCAATACTATTTCGATTGAAAGTTTGTATTTATTACTAGCAATACTTTGTGCTTCAATAATTGTTGCTATGATCCCGTCAATTATTAGCTATATACAATCAAAAAATCACGCATTAACGCATTAAGTCTTATAATAGGCTACGTTGTGAAATATGACGTTAACAGACTCTACGGGCTACTAAAGAAAACGTTTTAATTTGCCTCTTACACTAACTGAACCTGATTAACATGAATTGAACCACTGTGAAACGATAATATTGTTGGCTGAAGGTGACTTTTCACCTAACAGTTATACTATATTTATTAATATTAGCCAACTATAGGGTTGGCTAATATCAAGACTTTAGATAGCTTTATATATATCTGGTTTATTATTTACACTAATTCGTTCAAGCTCATTATTTGACTAAATCCTACACTAATAAATTGATTTATCAAAAACAACAAACCTCCGGAACAATTTTTGTACGTAAGGCTTCAAGTTTTTTATGCATGGAATTAAAAAAAGTTTAATGAATCATTAATGTTTACAAGCCAACTTCCCCATAGATGTCAACTTGACAATAATTTTATTTTTCGAGCCAACATTGCTTTCAATAAGCTCCACTAACCCAAGGTTATTTATTAAATATATGTAATCTGGATCACTTTGGCGATAAAGCCGCGCCTCAAAATTTGAGTTAAACTGTCTCTGAAAATGACCATTATCTATCTTTCGTAAAATATCGAACATTGTATACCTCTATGTTATTATAACAATTAGTTAATTAAGCTAAAACAAACTGGTCGTACCAGTACAGGTATCTTATAACAATGGTTATAAATCGTCAAATACAAAACATATAATCCACTTATCCCCATGCATCAACCGCCTCCTTTAATATGTTGAATGCGAATAAAAAACTAGACTTATATTAACGAATATATGTGATTTATAAATTAAACAACGATCAAGTTATAAGTACATGATCGTTGTTTTTTTATTAAACTATTACAGCCACTTATAACACTCACTCATACCAGCTTAACATTTCACCAATCGAATAAATTTAGCAACATCTGTACTGTATTTATCAGGTATATAACCGTTTTGACAATTAGCATGGACATACCCATGATAATCAAGACCTAAGTAATTAAACGTTTTTTCAAATACACGTAAAAAGTCACTATCCGCTTCAACACTAGCCGAGGTACAAACCACATAACCTGTTTTCTCTCGAAGTTTACGCCCATAAACCTTTAATGCATCTAACTGCAATAAATCGGTAACCCTATCGAGAAAAATTTTCATTTGTGCGCTAGCAGCGTACCAATAGATAGGTGAAGCAAAAATTATTTTTTTATAGTGTAAAATTTCATTTATCACTGGCATAAAATCATCATTAATATTTGTATGTTCATAATCATAAGGGGAGATGTTTTTTTCCGAAAGATCAATCACGTCAACACTTAACTCGTGACTAATCTCGTCTATCAATTTTCGAGTATTTCCAGTTGATCTTGCACTCGCAAGAATGACCACAATGTCAGTCATCTAAAGCTCCTAGTTTTCTATATTATAAATTTATTACGTTTATTTTCTGCTCAATGAAACGATAACTTTAATCATCATTATTTCGCTCTTGTGGCAGGTCACTTAGGTATTGAACAAATTCAACTTCATAACCACTTGGATCTAAAAAGTAAACATTTCTTCTAAACTGAGTAACAGCGCCTTGTTTTGCTATTTCAAAGCCCGCTTGCTTTAAACGAAGAATTACGGCATCAAGATCGTTGGTCACAAAAGAAAAGTGCGCTAAGCCTATTTGATGACCACTTAAATCACGATTTTCGCCAATGCCATTATCATTAAGCGCAATGTATTGATAATCATCACCAAAATGCAGCCAGTTACGCTCTACACCAGACCACTCATTCA
The sequence above is a segment of the Colwellia sp. 20A7 genome. Coding sequences within it:
- a CDS encoding LacI family DNA-binding transcriptional regulator, producing MATIYEVSSLAGVSLATVSRVINNNTRVSDKTRQKVDAAMLELGYRPNSIAQSLASNRTNSVGILVSELDGSFFGQMMAGIESELRMAGKHVIITTGHSQADKEKDGIDFLISRNCDALIVHTEGLTDEYLVTLAKGKTPVYFMSRIIPELAGNCIYLDNELGGYLATQAMIEKGHSNIAYIAGPQFKADAHNRLAGHKRALSQNNLPFKEELYFEGDFTETGGKEGLKNFLSKASTFTALVCANDEMASGAMTYAREHNVALPQDLSIIGFDNIVFSRHIYPKLTTIDNPVREMGHMAAKLVLKNVYQQKGLTINHSFEPALIARDSIASINS
- a CDS encoding ZrgA family zinc uptake protein; translation: MKKNNRVILCTTLFYLLVHLDALARNNAHLSPHVHGVSELTVAVEKQSIELEIKYPAIDILGFEHKAKTAKDIEITNDVKIILSQHEELFAFTNSECLLMDQQLDISSIHNMNNTEDEKHNNKEVKHHEVIASYHYHCKEVPTLLTITVNAFDHFSAIHQINTRWLTEEQQGSVLLSPKNRVIKLR
- a CDS encoding transcriptional repressor, whose amino-acid sequence is MTNVNAIITYAEKHCKKHGMCLTTQRKQVLISLAQSKTALTVYKIIALYKQLFNENIAAMSVYRILEFLENEKFIHKLQLTNKYIICTHIATDHDHHKSQFLICSMCDLVKEINFEKSLISKIKQGMKTANFVLSNTQLEIHCICNTCINKIA
- a CDS encoding MerC domain-containing protein, translated to MKITQALTDKFSIGLSMLCAIHCMLLPLLLVALPSLGALQLDNEAFHIWMLIAVIPTSIYALTLGCKKHQRYRLITWGVSGLTLMILAVTLGHEVIGDSGEKLLTLFGATFVVIAHIGNFRRCQQHKSCSN
- a CDS encoding SgcJ/EcaC family oxidoreductase codes for the protein MNQNEILALFDQWNNALKTKIAKNVAALYAYDAVLLPTISNKVCHNHAEIEEYFANFLTGSPVGKIDEANILIFDQVIINSGVYTFSFNNGTTTQARFTFVYRWDGKRWLIIKHHSSQMPESVFI
- a CDS encoding SEC-C metal-binding domain-containing protein — protein: MNNNNQDDINQTIEDNDSCYSKSSCCAPQSPIINTSPKVGRNDLCPCNSGRKFKKCCG
- a CDS encoding CobW family GTP-binding protein — its product is MIFVHVTVGENSKSAAAKRRQQEIMKHNKINNVPTNLITGFLGVGKTSAMLHLLRNKPTNERWAILVNEFGEIGVDGSLLTGQYSEEQGVFVREVPGGCMCCAAGVPMKIALNQLLIHAKPDRLLIEPTGLGHPQEILKVLTSEHYQDVLLLEKTVTLVDARNLADKRYTSHDIFNQQIAIADIVIGNKVELYENADKEALKQYVKHHGQANAEVIFSTQGQMPITKLAGPPAATILLEHHHHVTTKSLIADAILPECGFLKAMNSGEGFYSVGWRFSINIVFNHSKLIELLKSIKADRIKAVFNTNLGALGYNISENTLTETKLNTIKESRIEIISDKKDDSIEAQLMDCIHR
- a CDS encoding DUF3299 domain-containing protein, which translates into the protein MKIILPLLHKKSSSITTPLTDTPLTETKKQIALEKEKAVENVTLPTYDFMTADWLDLIPEDDLDALLNPPDYLDEIVDGSEADKLNDTFKNEIEKSSNDRYQQALVSTRIKPVVNNAPIKIPAFIVPLGFDDEQKVTQFFMVPYYGACIHLPPPPPNQTIFVNYPKGLELESLYDAYWVSGIIKTSLVENETAIAAYSMDVHAIEFYTEE
- a CDS encoding ABC transporter ATP-binding protein → MVINLSNIHFSYPSQPNIPLLNIPSWSLANGENTFIHGPSGSGKSTLLGILNGLLLPNQGQVSVLGQRLDNITSRQHDKFRANNIGYIFQQFNLIPYLNAVDNIQLANYFSQSSAKSSFIDEVKILLTTLNMPETDWDKPVRNLSIGQQQRIAIARALINNPKLLIADEPTSSLDKNNTDSFMALLMSIVAKNNITLLFVSHDMSLSHYFNRVESLNEINQVDNLHVN
- a CDS encoding ABC transporter permease, encoding MLIKLALKSLKNRKGSIVLSIMAMTVSIFVLLGVEHIRHQTKESFSNTVSGVDLIVGARTGSLNLLLYSVFKIGSPTNNMRWQSFEKIKANAKVKWAIPLSLGDSHKGYRVLGTTADYFQYFNYGKQHNLVLAKGKAFEHVFDVVLGAQVANKLGYQIGDHIVLTHGISKTSFNTHKDNPFTIVGILAPTGTPVDQTLHVSLQSIEAIHMGWQRGQQDNKPQHTHGAIEASELTALHEKLQPKSITAFMLGLHSKMATFRLQREINDYTQEPLLAILPGVALSELWQMMTILENTLLLVSILVFVAACLGVSAMLLSSIRERTREIQLLRVIGASPLFLFLLIELEALFITIVSITLGLGLLTLSLFIAQEYLVAYFGLHISINTISIESLYLLLAILCASIIVAMIPSIISYIQSKNHALTH
- a CDS encoding flavodoxin family protein — translated: MTDIVVILASARSTGNTRKLIDEISHELSVDVIDLSEKNISPYDYEHTNINDDFMPVINEILHYKKIIFASPIYWYAASAQMKIFLDRVTDLLQLDALKVYGRKLREKTGYVVCTSASVEADSDFLRVFEKTFNYLGLDYHGYVHANCQNGYIPDKYSTDVAKFIRLVKC
- a CDS encoding VOC family protein; protein product: MRLEHVNLVISDIQESLSFYQAALPHWRVRSEGVNEWSGVERNWLHFGDDYQYIALNDNGIGENRDLSGHQIGLAHFSFVTNDLDAVILRLKQAGFEIAKQGAVTQFRRNVYFLDPSGYEVEFVQYLSDLPQERNNDD